A region of bacterium DNA encodes the following proteins:
- a CDS encoding transposase produces the protein MKRRTSVAALFPNEQALLRLVSAVLAETSEEWETGRIYLAMETE, from the coding sequence ATCAAGCGCCGCACGAGCGTCGCGGCGCTCTTCCCCAACGAGCAGGCCCTCCTCCGCCTCGTCAGCGCCGTGCTCGCCGAGACCAGCGAGGAGTGGGAGACCGGACGCATCTACCTCGCCATGGAGACCGAGTGA